A stretch of the Lolium perenne isolate Kyuss_39 chromosome 3, Kyuss_2.0, whole genome shotgun sequence genome encodes the following:
- the LOC127345167 gene encoding uncharacterized protein has protein sequence MDREAAADLQEWELLLASPAAPAPYVGAGEDDAGAIKYDYFELGSDAKYARRASMSMAAAEDEEGTDEEAGSAGWVEPHPDALAFPARDRAALWSDSSSDGERRDEAEPSVEPPQEVTAVPAADEGAVAKGGAAPAPWWKLPMEVLRLWAARAARSAWSVPVAVALLGFAVLGRRLYRMRRQSKAVARVRLVLDDKKASQFKAQRMLRRAPMIKPLLPANGVTPWPVLGHL, from the exons ATGGACCGGGAGGCCGCGGCGGACCTGCAGGAGTGGGAGCTCCTCCTCGCCTCCCCCGCCGCGCCGGCGCCGTACGTCGGAGCCGGGGAGGACGACGCGGGGGCAATCAAGTACGACTACTTCGAGCTCGGCTCCGACGCCAAGTACGCCAGGAGGGCGTCCATGTCGATGGCGGCGGCCGAGGACGAGGAGGGGACGGACGAGGAGGCCGGCAGCGCCGGCTGGGTGGAGCCGCACCCGGACGCCCTCGCCTTCCCCGCCCGCGACCGCGCCGCGCTGTGGTCCGATTCGTCGTCCGACGGCGAGAGGCGCGACGAGGCCGAGCCGTcagtggagccgccccaggaggtAACGGCAGTCCCGGCGGCGGACGAGGGAGCGGTGGCGAAGGGAGGGGCGGCGCCGGCCCCGTGGTGGAAGCTGCCGATGGAGGTGCTGCGGCTGTGGGCGGCGCGCGCGGCCCGGAGCGCGTGGTCGGTGCCCGTCGCCGTCGCGCTGCTCGGCTTCGCCGTCCTGGGCCGCCGGCTCTACCGGATGCGGCGGCAGAGCAAGGCCGTCGCGCGCGTCCGGCTCGTCCTTGACGATAAG AAGGCATCTCAATTCAAGGCTCAACGGATGTTACGGCGAGCTCCAatgataaagcctttgcttcctgCCAATGGAGTGACCCCATGGCCTGTGCTGGGGCACCTCTGA